A window of Streptomyces marispadix contains these coding sequences:
- a CDS encoding Cgl0159 family (beta/alpha)8-fold protein: MSSISIRDLVAVRARHPEAIAEAAERRTRRPLIGDSGKLMIVAADHPARGALGVGGSELAMANRAQLLERLITALSRPGVDGVLATADILEDLLLLGALENKVVMGSMNRGGLAGASYELDDRFTGYRAEDIERLRFDAGKALLRIDLDDAGSLATMHATARAVDDMAARRLPVFIEPFISRRVDGTVRNDLSAEAIIRSVAIASGLGGTSAYSWLKLPVAEDPGDMEWVCETSTLPVVLLGGETNGDQEGAYDRWRTALRMPTVRGLVVGRSLLYPADGDVAGAVDTAVGLL, encoded by the coding sequence TTGAGCAGCATCAGCATTCGTGACCTCGTCGCCGTACGGGCCCGGCACCCGGAGGCGATCGCGGAGGCCGCCGAGAGACGCACCAGGCGCCCCCTGATCGGCGACAGCGGCAAGCTGATGATCGTCGCCGCCGACCACCCCGCACGCGGGGCACTGGGCGTCGGCGGCAGCGAACTCGCCATGGCCAACCGCGCACAGCTCCTGGAGCGTCTGATCACGGCACTGTCCCGTCCCGGGGTCGACGGCGTGCTGGCGACGGCGGACATCCTGGAGGACCTGCTGCTCCTGGGGGCGCTCGAGAACAAGGTCGTCATGGGTTCGATGAACCGCGGGGGGCTGGCGGGAGCCTCGTACGAACTCGACGACCGGTTCACCGGATACCGGGCCGAGGACATCGAACGGCTGCGCTTCGACGCGGGCAAGGCACTGCTGCGGATCGACCTCGACGACGCCGGTTCGCTGGCGACGATGCATGCCACGGCCCGCGCTGTGGACGACATGGCGGCCCGGCGACTGCCCGTCTTCATCGAGCCGTTCATCTCCCGCCGAGTGGACGGCACGGTCCGCAACGACCTCAGCGCCGAGGCGATCATCCGCTCCGTGGCCATCGCCTCCGGCCTCGGCGGCACGTCCGCCTATAGCTGGCTGAAGCTTCCCGTCGCGGAGGACCCCGGCGACATGGAGTGGGTGTGCGAGACGTCGACGCTTCCGGTGGTGCTGCTGGGCGGCGAGACCAACGGCGATCAGGAGGGGGCGTACGACAGATGGCGCACGGCGCTGCGCATGCCCACCGTGCGGGGACTCGTCGTAGGACGGTCCCTGCTCTACCCGGCGGACGGGGACGTGGCGGGCGCCGTGGACACGGCGGTGGGACTGCTGTGA
- a CDS encoding heavy metal translocating P-type ATPase, whose protein sequence is MTGTTAQDAPAAGGEREDEQRVELSIGGMTCASCAARVEKKLNRMDGVSASVNYATEKARISYPDGVSVEDLVATVERTGYSARPPQPRTPGGSGAEAGEKTDRETGRGTGPAAGREAEPAASGAEPGAEPESAPGSRPDELGALRRRLIVTLVLSVPVVLLSMVPPLQFDYWQWLSLVLASPVVVWGGLPFHRATWTNLRHGAATMDTLITVGTLAAFGWSVWALFLGDAGMPGMRHGFELSLSPGSGGASSALYLEVAAGVTTFLLLGRYLEARAKRKAGAALRALMRLGAKDVAVLRDGTEHRIPVSRLAVGDRFVVRPGETVATDGTVDEGGSALDTSMLTGESMPVDVGPGDAVTGATVNVSGRLVVTATRVGSDTQLARMARMVEEAQSGKAAVQRLADRVSAVFVPVVLVLAAATLAGWLLSTGDAAAAFTAAVAVLIIACPCALGLATPTALMVGTGRGAQLGILIKGPEVLESTRRVDTVVLDKTGTVTSGRMELHDVVPGDGVTADELLRLAGALEDASEHPVARAIARGARERAGADAAPLPAPDGFENLAGLGVRGTVEGRAVQVGRAAGELPEGLAEAKATAEASGRTAVTVAWDGAVRGVLTVADTVKDTSAEAVRRLRELGLEPVLLTGDNRAVAEAVARSVGIVPSKDTVVAGVLPEDKAGEVRRLQAAGRTVAMVGDGVNDAAALASADLGLAMGTGTDAAIEAGDLTLVRGDLRAAADAIRLSRRTLATIKGNLWWAFGYNVAALPLAAAGLLNPMIAGAAMAFSSVFVVTNSLRLRAFK, encoded by the coding sequence ATGACCGGCACCACGGCACAGGACGCACCCGCCGCCGGCGGGGAGCGCGAGGACGAGCAGCGTGTGGAACTGTCCATCGGCGGCATGACGTGCGCCTCCTGCGCCGCCCGGGTCGAGAAGAAGCTGAACCGGATGGACGGCGTCTCCGCGAGCGTCAACTACGCGACGGAGAAGGCGAGGATCTCCTACCCGGACGGGGTGTCCGTCGAGGACCTCGTCGCCACCGTGGAGCGGACCGGCTACTCGGCCCGGCCGCCGCAGCCGCGCACACCGGGCGGATCGGGGGCGGAGGCAGGCGAGAAGACCGACCGGGAGACGGGTCGGGGAACCGGCCCGGCAGCCGGGCGAGAGGCCGAGCCCGCGGCCTCGGGGGCCGAGCCGGGAGCGGAGCCCGAATCCGCACCGGGCTCCCGACCGGACGAACTCGGCGCGCTGCGGCGGCGCTTGATCGTCACGCTCGTGCTGTCCGTACCGGTCGTGCTGCTGTCGATGGTGCCGCCCCTCCAGTTCGACTACTGGCAGTGGCTCTCGCTCGTACTGGCCTCGCCCGTGGTCGTCTGGGGCGGGCTGCCCTTCCACCGCGCCACCTGGACGAACCTGCGGCACGGCGCCGCCACCATGGACACCCTGATCACGGTGGGCACGCTCGCGGCCTTCGGCTGGTCGGTGTGGGCACTGTTCCTCGGGGACGCCGGAATGCCGGGCATGCGCCACGGCTTCGAGCTCTCCCTCTCCCCCGGTTCCGGCGGCGCGTCGTCGGCTCTCTATCTCGAAGTGGCCGCGGGAGTCACCACGTTCCTGCTCCTCGGCCGTTATCTGGAGGCACGGGCCAAGCGGAAGGCGGGCGCCGCGCTGAGGGCGCTGATGCGGCTCGGCGCGAAGGACGTGGCCGTGCTGCGGGACGGCACCGAGCACCGGATTCCGGTGTCGCGGCTGGCGGTCGGCGACCGCTTCGTCGTACGCCCCGGTGAGACGGTCGCCACGGACGGCACCGTCGACGAGGGCGGCTCCGCGCTGGACACCTCGATGCTCACGGGCGAGTCGATGCCGGTCGACGTGGGCCCGGGGGACGCGGTGACGGGCGCGACGGTCAACGTCTCGGGGCGACTGGTGGTGACCGCCACCCGGGTCGGCTCCGACACCCAACTCGCCCGCATGGCACGGATGGTGGAGGAGGCGCAGAGCGGCAAGGCCGCGGTGCAGCGGCTCGCCGACCGGGTGTCCGCCGTGTTCGTGCCGGTGGTGCTGGTGCTGGCGGCGGCGACTCTCGCGGGCTGGCTGCTGTCCACCGGCGACGCCGCTGCGGCCTTCACGGCGGCCGTCGCCGTACTGATCATCGCCTGCCCCTGCGCGCTGGGGCTGGCTACGCCCACCGCGCTGATGGTGGGCACGGGACGCGGCGCCCAGCTCGGCATCCTCATCAAGGGCCCCGAGGTGCTGGAGTCCACGCGCCGCGTCGACACGGTCGTACTCGACAAGACGGGCACCGTGACCTCCGGCCGTATGGAACTCCATGACGTCGTCCCCGGCGACGGCGTCACGGCGGACGAACTGCTGCGCCTGGCCGGTGCGTTGGAGGACGCCTCCGAGCACCCCGTTGCGCGCGCCATTGCACGGGGCGCACGGGAGCGCGCGGGCGCGGACGCCGCACCGCTGCCCGCCCCGGACGGCTTCGAGAACCTCGCGGGCCTCGGGGTGCGCGGCACGGTGGAGGGCCGGGCGGTCCAAGTGGGACGTGCGGCGGGCGAGTTGCCGGAGGGGCTGGCCGAGGCGAAGGCCACCGCCGAGGCATCGGGCCGTACGGCGGTCACGGTCGCCTGGGACGGCGCGGTGCGCGGTGTGCTGACAGTCGCGGACACGGTGAAGGACACCAGCGCCGAGGCCGTACGGCGGCTGCGCGAACTGGGCCTGGAGCCCGTGCTGTTGACCGGGGACAACCGGGCGGTCGCGGAGGCCGTCGCCCGCAGCGTCGGCATCGTCCCGTCGAAGGACACCGTCGTCGCCGGGGTGCTCCCGGAGGACAAGGCAGGCGAGGTACGCCGTCTCCAGGCGGCGGGCCGCACGGTCGCGATGGTCGGTGACGGAGTCAACGACGCCGCGGCCCTGGCGAGCGCCGATCTGGGCCTGGCGATGGGCACGGGCACGGACGCCGCCATCGAGGCGGGCGATCTGACGCTCGTACGGGGCGACTTGCGGGCGGCGGCGGACGCGATCCGCCTCTCCCGCAGGACGCTCGCCACCATCAAGGGCAATCTGTGGTGGGCGTTCGGCTACAACGTGGCCGCTCTCCCCCTCGCCGCCGCCGGGCTGCTCAACCCCATGATCGCGGGTGCGGCGATGGCCTTCTCCTCGGTCTTCGTGGTCACCAACAGCCTGCGGCTGCGCGCCTTCAAGTAG
- a CDS encoding helix-turn-helix transcriptional regulator yields MADRRLWSYKDIAAHIGVRTDTVRSYRKHGLLPPPDHVEGGRPYWYADTVRTWVMHRPSHRGGR; encoded by the coding sequence TTGGCCGATCGACGACTCTGGTCGTACAAGGACATCGCCGCGCACATCGGAGTCCGTACGGACACGGTGCGCTCGTACCGCAAGCACGGCCTGCTGCCACCACCCGACCACGTGGAGGGCGGCAGGCCGTACTGGTACGCGGACACGGTACGGACCTGGGTCATGCACCGGCCCAGCCACCGGGGAGGGCGGTGA
- a CDS encoding sugar phosphate isomerase/epimerase family protein, whose translation MTSATPSLDRIRVGSAPDSWGVWFPDDPEQVPWQRFLDEVSQAGYEWIELGPYGYLPTDPARLGDEVGSRGLQVSAGTVFTSLHRGPEVWDATWEHVGQVAALTQAMGARNLVVIPSFWRDDKTAEEIEPRELTSEQWRHLASGTERLAREVRDEYGLEIMVHPHADTHIDTEEHVERFLDATDSGLVNLCLDTGHYAYCGGDSVKLIETYGERIGYLHLKQVDPEILSDVVAKGTPFGPAVRQGVMCEPPLGVPAMEPVLAAAQGLGVDLFAIVEQDMYPCPPDRPLPIAQRTRRFLRGCGA comes from the coding sequence GTGACTTCTGCGACCCCGTCCCTCGACCGCATCCGGGTCGGCTCGGCGCCCGACTCGTGGGGCGTCTGGTTCCCGGACGACCCCGAGCAGGTGCCGTGGCAGCGCTTCCTCGACGAGGTCTCACAGGCCGGCTACGAGTGGATCGAGCTCGGCCCCTACGGCTATCTGCCGACCGACCCCGCACGCCTCGGGGACGAGGTCGGCTCCCGCGGCCTCCAGGTCTCCGCCGGCACCGTCTTCACCTCGCTGCACCGCGGCCCGGAGGTCTGGGACGCGACTTGGGAGCACGTCGGCCAAGTCGCCGCGCTCACACAGGCGATGGGCGCCCGCAACCTCGTGGTCATCCCGTCCTTCTGGCGGGACGACAAGACCGCCGAGGAGATCGAACCGCGCGAACTCACCTCCGAGCAGTGGCGCCATCTCGCGAGCGGCACCGAACGGCTGGCCCGCGAAGTACGGGACGAGTACGGGCTGGAGATCATGGTCCACCCGCACGCGGACACCCATATCGACACCGAGGAGCACGTCGAGCGCTTCCTCGACGCGACCGACTCCGGACTGGTCAACCTCTGCCTGGACACGGGCCATTACGCCTACTGCGGGGGCGACAGCGTCAAACTGATCGAGACCTACGGCGAACGCATCGGCTATCTGCACCTCAAGCAGGTCGACCCCGAGATCCTCTCGGACGTGGTGGCCAAGGGGACGCCCTTCGGGCCCGCGGTGCGGCAGGGCGTGATGTGCGAACCTCCGCTGGGCGTACCGGCGATGGAGCCCGTGCTGGCCGCCGCACAGGGGCTCGGCGTCGACCTCTTCGCGATCGTCGAGCAGGACATGTATCCGTGCCCGCCGGACCGTCCGCTGCCGATCGCCCAGCGCACAAGGCGTTTTCTGCGCGGGTGCGGCGCCTAG
- a CDS encoding CoA-acylating methylmalonate-semialdehyde dehydrogenase — protein sequence MKTLGHWIGGKAVESASGNAGPVYDPATGAQPLSVSFASVEEVDSAVDAARRAYAEWSQTSLAKRTAFLFKYRELVDAHRDEIAALITAEHGKVHSDALGEVARGMEILELACGIPEKLKGELSTQVSSRVDVASIRQPLGVVAGITPFNFPAMVPMWMFPLAIACGNTFVLKPSEKDPSAPYRLAELAAEAGLPEGVLNVVNGDKTAVDRLLSHPDVAAVSFVGSTPIAKYIQSEAVAHGKRVQALGGAKNHMLVLPDADLDFAADNAVSAAYGSAGERCMAVSVVVAVGDAGDELVSKIAERAHKLRIGPGGDPSSEMGPLITREHRDKVASYVGGAREQGADVVVDGTGYSVEGHEDGFFLGVSLLDNVSPDMDAYRDEIFGPVLCVVRADSYDEAIKLINSSKWGNGTAVFTRDGGAARRFQLEVEAGMVGINVPIPVPVGYHSFGGWKDSLFGDLHIYGNDGVAFYTRGKVVTTRWPDPAESGGVNLGFPTSS from the coding sequence ATGAAGACCCTCGGCCACTGGATCGGCGGCAAGGCCGTCGAGTCCGCCTCCGGAAACGCGGGACCGGTCTACGACCCGGCCACCGGCGCCCAGCCCCTGAGCGTCTCGTTCGCCTCGGTCGAGGAGGTCGACTCCGCCGTCGACGCCGCCCGGCGTGCCTACGCGGAGTGGTCGCAGACCTCGCTCGCGAAGCGCACCGCGTTCCTCTTCAAGTACCGGGAGCTGGTGGACGCTCACCGGGACGAGATCGCCGCGCTCATCACCGCCGAGCACGGCAAGGTCCACTCCGACGCGCTCGGCGAGGTCGCCCGCGGCATGGAGATCCTCGAACTGGCCTGCGGCATCCCGGAGAAGCTCAAGGGAGAGCTGTCCACGCAGGTCTCCAGCCGCGTCGACGTCGCCTCCATCCGGCAGCCGCTCGGAGTCGTCGCGGGCATCACGCCGTTCAACTTCCCCGCGATGGTGCCGATGTGGATGTTCCCGCTCGCGATCGCCTGCGGCAACACCTTCGTCCTCAAGCCCAGCGAGAAGGACCCGTCCGCGCCCTACCGGCTCGCCGAACTCGCCGCCGAGGCCGGGCTGCCCGAGGGCGTGCTCAACGTCGTCAACGGCGACAAGACCGCCGTGGACCGGCTGCTGTCGCACCCGGACGTGGCGGCCGTCAGCTTCGTCGGCTCGACGCCGATCGCGAAGTACATCCAGTCGGAGGCCGTCGCGCACGGCAAGCGGGTACAGGCGCTGGGCGGCGCGAAGAACCACATGCTCGTACTCCCGGACGCCGACCTGGACTTCGCCGCCGACAACGCCGTCTCGGCCGCCTACGGCTCCGCGGGCGAGCGCTGCATGGCGGTCTCCGTGGTCGTAGCCGTCGGCGACGCGGGCGACGAACTGGTGTCGAAGATCGCCGAGCGCGCGCACAAGCTGCGCATCGGACCTGGCGGCGACCCCTCCTCCGAGATGGGGCCGCTGATCACCCGCGAACACCGCGACAAGGTCGCCTCCTACGTGGGCGGCGCACGTGAACAGGGCGCCGACGTCGTCGTCGACGGCACCGGATACTCCGTCGAGGGCCACGAGGACGGCTTCTTCCTCGGCGTCTCCCTCCTCGACAACGTCTCACCGGACATGGACGCCTACCGCGACGAGATCTTCGGCCCGGTGCTGTGCGTGGTGCGGGCCGACAGCTACGACGAGGCGATCAAGCTCATCAACAGCAGCAAGTGGGGCAACGGCACCGCTGTCTTCACCCGTGACGGCGGCGCGGCCCGCCGCTTCCAACTGGAGGTCGAGGCAGGCATGGTGGGCATCAACGTGCCCATCCCGGTCCCCGTCGGCTACCACTCCTTCGGCGGCTGGAAGGACTCCCTCTTCGGCGACCTGCACATCTACGGCAACGACGGCGTCGCCTTCTACACGCGAGGCAAGGTCGTCACCACGCGCTGGCCCGACCCGGCGGAGAGCGGCGGGGTCAACCTGGGTTTCCCGACGTCGTCGTAG
- the iolC gene encoding 5-dehydro-2-deoxygluconokinase, whose protein sequence is MASTAVREEPHDVVTMGRIGVDIYPLQTGVPLPQVETFGKFLGGSATNVAVAAARLGRRSAVISRTGDDPFGEYCHQALRGFGVDDRWVTPVAEYPTPVTFCEIFPPDDFPLYFYREPKAPDLELVPDGLDFDAIRSAGVFWVTGTGLCAEPSRTTTLEALQARSQSRTRHPGGAPSATVFDMDWRPMFWGRGGGAGRGGGRDVPVEDVMAEARPHYRRALANATVAVGNLDECEVATGTREPQGCADALLEAGVELAVVKQGPKGVLAAHRDGTRVEVPPHPVEVVNGLGAGDSFGGSLCHGLLSGWDLEYVMRYANAAGALVASRLACSTAMPTAEEVEELMRS, encoded by the coding sequence ATGGCATCCACGGCCGTCAGGGAAGAGCCGCACGACGTTGTCACGATGGGCCGCATCGGTGTCGACATCTATCCGCTCCAGACGGGGGTGCCGCTGCCGCAGGTCGAGACGTTCGGGAAGTTCCTCGGCGGCTCGGCGACCAATGTGGCCGTGGCCGCCGCCCGGCTCGGCCGCCGCAGTGCCGTCATCAGCCGTACCGGGGACGACCCGTTCGGCGAGTACTGCCATCAGGCGCTTCGGGGCTTCGGCGTCGACGACCGCTGGGTGACGCCCGTCGCCGAGTACCCGACGCCCGTGACCTTCTGCGAGATCTTCCCGCCGGACGACTTCCCGCTGTACTTCTACCGCGAGCCGAAGGCCCCCGACCTCGAACTCGTCCCCGACGGGCTGGACTTCGACGCGATCCGATCCGCTGGTGTCTTCTGGGTCACCGGCACCGGGCTGTGCGCGGAGCCCAGCCGTACGACGACGCTGGAAGCGCTTCAGGCCCGCTCGCAGAGCCGGACGCGGCACCCCGGCGGCGCACCCTCGGCCACCGTCTTCGACATGGACTGGCGGCCGATGTTCTGGGGCCGCGGCGGAGGCGCCGGAAGGGGCGGGGGACGGGACGTCCCGGTGGAGGACGTCATGGCCGAGGCCCGCCCGCACTACCGCCGGGCCCTGGCGAACGCCACCGTCGCCGTGGGCAATCTCGACGAGTGCGAAGTGGCCACCGGGACCCGCGAACCGCAGGGCTGCGCCGACGCCCTGCTGGAGGCGGGCGTCGAACTCGCCGTCGTCAAACAGGGACCCAAGGGCGTGCTCGCCGCACACCGTGACGGCACCCGCGTGGAAGTGCCCCCGCACCCCGTCGAAGTCGTCAACGGCCTCGGCGCGGGCGACTCGTTCGGGGGTTCGCTCTGCCACGGGCTGCTCTCCGGCTGGGACTTGGAGTACGTGATGCGGTACGCGAACGCTGCGGGCGCGCTCGTCGCCTCGCGGCTGGCCTGCTCCACCGCGATGCCCACGGCGGAAGAGGTCGAGGAGCTGATGAGGAGCTGA
- the iolB gene encoding 5-deoxy-glucuronate isomerase — protein sequence MTSSTGTGGTGSAVGTGSTNTTVGTGTRGAGGGFHLPAGSAAAGPYALDIDPRRAGWGYSSLRVVELEPGGTHEFATGESEWIVLPLSGGCTVEAEDRTFPLRGRPSVFEGVSDFAYVPRDADVRITSSGGGRFALTGARCTRRLPARYGPASGVPVELRGRGNCSRQVNNFGAAGVFEADQLIAVEVLTPGGNWSSYPPHKHDEDRPGVESELEEIYYFEIAPHLPADGDGGAVPGLGYQRVSPSGPGSATDVLAEVRDGDAVLIPDGWHGPSIAAPGHDMYYLNVMAGPGLERAWLICDHPEHAWIRGSWEEQPVDPRLPLYHAPTVEGEGE from the coding sequence ATGACGAGCAGCACAGGCACAGGCGGTACGGGCAGCGCAGTCGGTACAGGCAGCACGAACACCACGGTCGGCACCGGCACCCGGGGCGCGGGCGGCGGCTTCCATCTGCCGGCGGGCAGCGCCGCCGCAGGTCCCTACGCCCTCGACATCGACCCCCGGCGGGCCGGCTGGGGCTACTCCTCGCTGCGCGTGGTGGAGTTGGAGCCCGGCGGCACCCATGAGTTCGCCACCGGCGAGAGCGAGTGGATCGTGCTGCCGCTCAGCGGCGGATGCACGGTGGAGGCCGAGGACCGGACGTTCCCGCTCCGGGGCCGCCCGAGCGTCTTCGAGGGCGTCAGCGACTTCGCGTATGTGCCGCGCGACGCCGATGTACGCATCACCAGCAGCGGCGGCGGACGCTTCGCGCTGACCGGGGCCCGCTGCACCCGGCGGCTGCCCGCACGCTACGGACCGGCCTCCGGCGTGCCCGTCGAACTGCGCGGCAGGGGCAACTGCTCCCGCCAGGTCAACAACTTCGGCGCGGCAGGCGTCTTCGAGGCCGACCAGCTCATCGCCGTGGAGGTGCTGACACCCGGCGGCAACTGGTCCTCGTATCCGCCGCACAAGCACGACGAGGACCGGCCCGGCGTCGAGAGCGAACTGGAGGAGATCTACTACTTCGAGATCGCCCCGCACCTTCCGGCGGACGGCGACGGCGGCGCCGTACCCGGGCTGGGCTATCAGCGGGTCTCGCCTTCCGGGCCCGGCAGCGCCACCGACGTGCTCGCCGAGGTGCGCGACGGCGACGCCGTGCTGATCCCCGACGGCTGGCACGGCCCGTCGATCGCCGCGCCCGGCCACGACATGTACTACCTGAACGTGATGGCCGGACCCGGGCTGGAGCGTGCGTGGCTAATCTGCGACCATCCAGAACACGCCTGGATCCGAGGCAGTTGGGAAGAGCAGCCTGTCGATCCAAGGCTGCCGCTCTACCACGCACCGACAGTGGAAGGGGAGGGCGAGTGA
- a CDS encoding heavy-metal-associated domain-containing protein, with the protein MSTVTTTYKVSGMSCGHCEGAVSDEISGIDGVTSVKAVAATGEVTVTSTTEPDDEAVRAVVDEAGFELAGRA; encoded by the coding sequence ATGAGCACTGTCACCACCACGTACAAGGTCAGCGGCATGAGCTGCGGGCACTGCGAGGGCGCCGTCTCAGACGAGATCTCCGGGATCGACGGCGTGACGTCGGTGAAGGCCGTAGCCGCCACCGGCGAGGTCACCGTCACCTCCACCACCGAGCCGGACGACGAGGCCGTGCGGGCCGTCGTCGACGAAGCCGGTTTCGAACTGGCCGGACGCGCCTGA
- the iolD gene encoding 3D-(3,5/4)-trihydroxycyclohexane-1,2-dione acylhydrolase (decyclizing): MTVAQALVRFLAAQYTERDGVRHRLIDACWGIFGHGNVAGIGQALVESGQGDDAPLRYFQGRNEQAMVHAAVGYARQRNRLSAHAVTTSIGPGATNLVTGAALATVNRLPVLLLPGDIFATRTADPVLQQLEAPGAGDVSVNDALRPVSRYFDRVHRAEALIPAALQAMRVLADPAETGAVTLALPQDVQAEAYDWPVEFFGERVWHVRRPAPEAAEITAAAGDVLEARRPLIVAGGGIHHSEAEDALRALAGATGIPVASTQAGKGSLRHDHPCDVGAIGHTGTAVADDLARTADLVIGVGTRYSDFTTASNTLFAEPGVRFLNINITGFDAHKMGARTVVADARAALEALTAALPGHRVAAAYEEEYARGKAEWERTVEAAYAAEDDGARPTQTQVIGALDGVVGDEDVVVNAAGSLPGDLHKLWRARSPRQYHLEYGYSCMGYEIPGAIGVRLAAPDRPVWALVGDGTYLMLPGEIVTAVQEGLNINVVLVQNHGYASIGGLSEQTGAERFGTAYRYRAADGSYTGDPLPVDLAANAASLGMDAVVAKTVGELRTALARARDSDRPTCVYVETDTGPSAAAPPVAAAWWDVVVAETSERPAARKAREEYERQAAARRRHL, translated from the coding sequence CTGACCGTCGCCCAGGCGCTGGTGCGTTTCCTCGCAGCCCAGTACACCGAGCGCGACGGCGTGCGCCACCGGCTGATCGACGCGTGCTGGGGCATCTTCGGCCACGGCAACGTCGCCGGCATCGGGCAGGCCCTCGTGGAGAGCGGCCAGGGCGACGACGCACCGCTGCGCTACTTCCAGGGCCGCAACGAACAGGCCATGGTGCACGCGGCAGTCGGCTACGCCCGCCAGCGCAACCGCCTCTCCGCTCACGCCGTCACCACGTCCATCGGCCCCGGCGCCACCAACCTCGTCACCGGCGCGGCACTCGCCACCGTCAACCGGCTGCCCGTACTGCTGCTGCCCGGCGACATCTTCGCGACCCGCACCGCCGACCCCGTGCTCCAGCAGCTCGAAGCGCCCGGCGCGGGCGATGTGTCCGTCAACGACGCGCTGCGGCCTGTCTCCCGCTACTTCGACCGCGTGCACCGGGCCGAGGCGCTGATCCCCGCCGCCCTCCAGGCCATGCGCGTCCTCGCCGACCCGGCCGAGACCGGTGCGGTCACGCTGGCGCTGCCGCAGGACGTGCAGGCCGAGGCGTACGACTGGCCCGTGGAGTTCTTCGGCGAACGGGTATGGCACGTACGGCGGCCCGCGCCCGAGGCCGCCGAGATCACGGCCGCGGCCGGTGACGTGCTGGAAGCCCGCAGGCCCCTGATCGTCGCGGGCGGCGGCATCCACCACAGCGAGGCCGAGGACGCGCTGCGCGCGCTCGCCGGCGCCACCGGCATTCCCGTCGCCAGCACCCAGGCGGGAAAGGGCTCGCTGCGCCACGACCACCCGTGCGACGTGGGCGCGATCGGCCACACCGGCACGGCCGTCGCCGACGACCTGGCGCGCACCGCGGACCTCGTCATCGGAGTCGGCACCCGCTACAGCGACTTCACCACCGCCTCGAACACGCTCTTCGCCGAACCAGGCGTCCGCTTCCTCAACATCAACATCACCGGCTTCGACGCTCACAAGATGGGCGCCCGTACGGTCGTGGCCGACGCCCGCGCGGCACTGGAGGCGCTGACGGCGGCGCTGCCGGGCCACCGCGTCGCCGCCGCGTACGAGGAGGAGTACGCCAGGGGCAAGGCGGAGTGGGAACGCACGGTCGAGGCCGCCTACGCCGCCGAGGACGACGGCGCACGCCCCACCCAGACCCAGGTGATCGGCGCCCTGGACGGTGTCGTCGGCGACGAGGACGTCGTCGTCAACGCCGCGGGCTCACTGCCCGGCGACCTGCACAAGCTGTGGCGGGCCCGCTCGCCGCGCCAGTACCACCTGGAGTACGGCTACTCCTGCATGGGCTACGAGATCCCCGGCGCCATCGGCGTACGGCTCGCCGCCCCCGACCGTCCGGTGTGGGCCCTTGTGGGCGACGGCACGTATCTGATGCTGCCCGGCGAGATCGTCACCGCCGTGCAGGAGGGCCTGAACATCAACGTGGTGCTGGTGCAGAACCACGGCTACGCCTCCATCGGCGGCCTCTCCGAGCAGACCGGCGCCGAACGCTTCGGCACGGCCTACCGCTATCGCGCGGCCGACGGTTCGTACACCGGTGATCCGCTGCCCGTGGACCTGGCCGCCAACGCGGCCTCGCTGGGCATGGACGCCGTGGTCGCGAAGACCGTGGGCGAGTTGCGCACCGCGCTCGCGCGGGCGCGGGACTCCGACCGTCCGACGTGTGTGTACGTGGAGACCGACACCGGACCGTCCGCAGCCGCGCCGCCCGTGGCGGCAGCCTGGTGGGACGTGGTGGTGGCGGAGACCTCCGAGCGCCCCGCGGCCCGCAAGGCACGTGAGGAGTACGAACGCCAAGCGGCGGCGAGGCGCCGCCATCTGTAG